From the genome of Aspergillus fumigatus Af293 chromosome 1, whole genome shotgun sequence, one region includes:
- the iml2 gene encoding TTC39/IML2 family protein produces MFRVGSWLYGKKPAANASTQSLDSLVELRDLEDAMRAATLILNDDVDGAEAGLAEGTSAFHNLGRGVVAFIRATLGFEQDIMRQASERLNEAETSASVDQHRAQHNSYAPNTYHSPMYLPGTEFALCQAIAQLMSAIVGVLNESLTESIKAFYRLRKAYITLDAILKMEQKYMEESRAATLVESTTSGSVPSSLRHSSSNLHSSSSSISSAKGKEAAADTLAAPSNDTDVQERLADLNLSGEPAVAEDPGQTPTPINTDILDHDPDSDIFQNQIDVFVHSGSNFCFGVLLLLISMVPPSFSKLLSIIGFHGDKERGLKMLWQASKFHNLIGGIAAFAILGYYNGFVRYCDIMPDSIPGKDGDVQGYPQKRLELLLAKMRERFPKSQLWLLEESRMSGANKNLDRALELLCGEERSPLKQVEALRVFERSLNAMYLHKYELCADSFLECVDLNSWSRSLYYYIAGSCHLSLYRDAKETDSAKAAKHAELAEKYFRMAPTVAGKKRFMARQLPFDVFVARKFAKWEARAKEWKVSLVDAVGVDPIEEMIFFWNGHSRMTDEQLQESLQKLAWSESSANTTWSREGPEEKAILKLLRAAVHRSLRKHTQAKEMLEDILGQDRTLFKGHLKDDWICPVAHFEMAANLWMERPTYIATHGGAKQDSNKESARPASVNDALQYEREKVRKCKEYLEKAAKWESYELDARIGLKVTAAMEAVQKWESTHPTL; encoded by the exons ATGTTCCGAGTTGGATCATGGCTCTATGGCAAGAAGCCGGCTGCCAATGCCTCGACACAGTCTCTCGACTCTTTAGTCGAGTTGCGGGATC TTGAGGATGCTATGAGGG CTGCCACTCTGATTCTCAATGACGACGTCGATGGCGCTGAAGCTGGTCTGGCAGAAGGGACGTCGGCCTTTCATAAT CTTGGGAGAGGAGTGGTGGCATTCATTCGGGCGACTTTGGGATTTGAACAAGACATCATGCGCCAAG CATCGGAGCGACTGAACGAAGCCGAGACGAGTGCGTCCGTCGACCAGCACAGAGCACAGCACAACTCGTATGCGCCGAACACTTACCACTCGCCGATGTATTTGCCAGGAACCGAGTTTGCGTTGTGCCAGGCAATAGCGCAACTCATGAGCGCCATAGTCGGGGTGCTGAATGAAAGCCTCACAGAGAGTATAAAGGCATTCTATCGactccggaaagcctacaTCACCCTCGATGCCATTCTGAAGATGGAACAGAAATACATGGAGGAATCGCGCGCGGCGACGCTGGTAGAATCCACAACGTCTGGGTCCGTTCCGTCTTCCCTGCGTCACAGCTCTAGCAACCTTCATTCCTCGAgctcgtcgatctcctcggccaaAGGCAAAGAAGCGGCCGCGGACACACTTGCGGCACCTAGCAACGATACCGATGTCCAGGAAAGGTTGGCCGATTTGAATCTCTCGGGCGAACCCGCCGTTGCGGAAGACCCCGGTCAAACTCCGACCCCGATCAACACCGATATCCTCGACCATGACCCTGACTCCGACATCTTCCAGAATCAGATTGATGTCTTTGTGCACTCTGGTTCGAATTTCTGTTTTGGAGTCCTGCTTTTGCTGATCTCAATGGTGCCACCCTCTTTTAGCAAGCTGCTCAGTATTATTGGGTTCCACGGCGATAAAGAAAGAGGATTGAAAATGTTGTGGCAGGCCAGTAAGTTCCACAACTTAATCGGTGGTATTGCAGCTTTTGCCATTCTCGGCTACTACAACGGGTTCGTCCGTTATTGCGACATCATGCCTGATTCTATCCCGGGCAAAGACGGGGATGTGCAGGGTTATCCGCAGAAGCGGCTGGAATTGCTGCTTGCGAAGATGAGAGAGCGGTTTCCCAAGAGTCAGCTTTGGCTGCTCGAGGAGTCGAGGATGAGTGGAGCCAACAAAAATCTTGACAGGGCTCTGGAGTTGCTGTGTGGGGAGGAACGCAGCCCCCTGAAACAGGTTGAGGCATTGAGGGTTTTCGAGCGAAGCTTGAACGCCATGTATCTGCACAAATATGAACTGTGTGCAGATTCCTTCCTTGAG TGCGTTGACCTAAATTCTTGGTCCCGCTCATTGTATTATTATATTGCTGGGTCCTGTCATCTCTCGTTATACCGGGACGCGAAGGAAACAGACTCTGCTAAAGCCGCAAAGCATGCCGAATTGGCTGAGAAATATTTCCGAATGGCCCCCACAGTAGCGGGAAAGAAGCGTTTCATGGCACGACAACTGCCTTTCGATGTATTTGTGGCTCGCAAGTTTGCTAAATGGGAGGCACGCGCCAAGGAGTGGAAGGTGTCTCTGGTCGATGCGGTGGGCGTTGACCCGATTGAGGAaatgattttcttttggAACGGCCATAGCCGTATGACGGAtgagcagctgcaagagTCGTTGCAGAAACTGGCCTGGAGTGAATCCAGCGCGAATACGACCTGGTCCCGAGAAGGTCCCGAGGAGAAAGCGATCTTGAAGTTGCTTCGAGCTGCTGTTCACCGCTCGCTACGCAAACACACCCAGGCAAAGGAAATGCTCGAGGATATCCTTGGCCAGGACCGAACATTGTTCAAGGGCCACCTAAAAGACGATTGGATTTGTCCAGTGGCCCACTTCGAAATGGCAGCGAATCTCTGGATGGAACGCCCAACATACATCGCCACCCATGGCGGAGCGAAACAAGACTCGAACAAAGAATCCGCTAGGCCTGCCAGCGTGAATGATGCGCTACAGTACGAGCGGGAGAAAGTACGGAAGTGCAAAGAGTATCTCGAAAAGGCGGCAAAGTGGGAGAGCTACGAGCTTGATGCGCGCATAGGTCTCAAGGTGACAGCCGCCATGGAAGCAGTGCAAAAGTGGGAGAGCACGCATCCGACGCTCTAG